In one window of Mercurialis annua linkage group LG4, ddMerAnnu1.2, whole genome shotgun sequence DNA:
- the LOC126677482 gene encoding cellulose synthase-like protein D4 has protein sequence MASLSSQPSKKALRTPGGSTSSQGNRSSSGQTVKFARRTSSGRYVSLSREDLDMSGELSGDYMNYTVHIPPTPDNQPMDTSVAVKAEEQYVSNSLFTGGFNSVTRAHLMDKVIESEVTHPQMAGSKGSSCAMPACDGKVMKDERGNDVIPCECRFKICRDCYLDAQKETGLCPGCKETYKIGDYDDDVPDFSTGALPLPAPNKGDPNNMTMMKRNQTGDFDHNRWLFETKGTYGYGNAFWPQDDMYGDDEDDGFKSGMVENMDKPWKPLSRKMPIPAAIMSPYRLLIVIRLVVLGFFLNWRVNNPNEDARWLWLMSVVCEIWFAFSWILDQIPKLCPVNRSTDLEVLRDKFEMPSPSNPSGRSDLPGVDLFVSTADPEKEPPLVTANTILSILAVDYPVEKVACYVSDDGGALLTFEAMAEAASFADLWVPFCRKHNIEPRNPEIYFSLKVDPTKNKSRPDFVKDRRRIKREYDEFKVRINGLPDSIRRRSDAFNAREEMKMLKHMRESGGDPMEPIKIQKATWMADGTHWPGTWSAPAPEHSKGDHAGILQVMLKPPSPDPLMGGAEDKLIDFSDVDIRLPMFVYVSREKRPGYDHNKKAGAMNALVRASAVLSNGPFILNLDCDHYIYNCKAIREGMCFMMDRGGESICYIQFPQRFEGIDASDRYANHNTVFFDGQMRALDGVQGPVYVGTGCMFRRFALYGFDPPNADKYEQKSNDAPEIRPLTATDFDPDLDLNLLPKRFGNSTMLAESIPIAEYQARPLADHPAVKYGRPPGALRVPREPLDATTVAESVSVISCWYEDKTEWGDRVGWIYGSVTEDVVTGYRMHNRGWHSVYCVTKRDAFRGSAPINLTDRLHQVLRWATGSVEIFFSRNNALLASRKLKLLQRLAYLNVGIYPFTSMFLIVYCFLPALSLFSGYFIVQTLSIAFLVYLLTITICLILLAILELKWSGIGLEEWWRNEQFWLISGTSAHFAAVMQGLLKVIAGIEISFTLTSKSAGDDVDDIFADLYIVKWTSLMIPPIVIAMTNIIAIAFAFIRTVYSTVPQWSKFIGGAFFSFWVLAHLYPFAKGLMGRRGKTPTIVFVWSGLIAITISLLWIAISPPQAATNPDGTGSGFQFP, from the exons ATGGCATCTCTATCATCGCAACCGTCCAAGAAAGCCCTGCGTACCCCCGGAGGGTCTACTAGTTCGCAGGGAAATCGATCTTCAAGCGGGCAGACTGTCAAATTTGCCAGGCGAACTTCAAGTGGGAGATATGTGAGTCTGTCGAGAGAAGATCTTGATATGTCAGGCGAGTTATCGGGCGATTACATGAACTACACCGTCCACATTCCTCCTACGCCCGATAACCAGCCCATGGACACCTCTGTCGCGGTCAAAGCTGAGGAGCAATATGTTTCTAATTCTCTCTTTACGGGCGGATTCAATAGTGTAACACGCGCGCACCTCATGGACAAGGTGATTGAATCCGAGGTCACGCATCCTCAGATGGCTGGATCCAAAGGCTCCTCTTGTGCAATGCCCGCATGTGATGGCAAAGTAATGAAGGATGAAAGAGGAAATGATGTGATTCCTTGCGAATGCAG GTTCAAAATCTGCAGGGACTGCTACCTGGATGCCCAAAAGGAGACAGGTTTATGCCCTGGCTGCAAGGAGACTTATAAAATAGGAGACTACGACGACGATGTTCCTGACTTTTCTACTGGAGCATTGCCGTTGCCTGCTCCTAATAAAGGTGACCCTAACAACATGACCATGATGAAGAGAAACCAGACTGGAGATTTCGATCACAACCGCTGGTTGTTCGAAACTAAAGGTACTTACGGCTATGGGAACGCCTTTTGGCCTCAAGATGACATGTACGGCGATGATGAGGATGATGGATTCAAAAGCGGAATGGTGGAAAATATGGATAAACCTTGGAAGCCCCTCAGTCGCAAAATGCCAATTCCTGCAGCAATCATGAGTCCTTACAG ATTGCTGATCGTGATTCGATTAGTGGTGCTGGGATTCTTCTTGAACTGGAGAGTTAACAATCCAAATGAAGATGCAAGATGGTTGTGGCTTATGTCAGTGGTGTGCGAGATTTGGTTTGCCTTCTCCTGGATTTTGGATCAGATTCCCAAACTTTGCCCTGTCAATCGCTCCACGGACCTTGAGGTTCTTCGCGACAAGTTTGAAATGCCGTCACCCTCCAATCCTAGCGGACGCTCTGATCTTCCTGGTGTTGATTTGTTTGTGTCCACCGCTGACCCTGAAAAAGAGCCGCCCCTTGTCACTGCCAATACTATCCTTTCAATTCTAGCCGTAGATTACCCTGTGGAGAAGGTAGCTTGTTATGTTTCCGACGATGGAGGTGCTCTCCTTACTTTTGAGGCCATGGCTGAGGCTGCAAGCTTCGCTGATCTATGGGTTCCTTTCTGCCGAAAACATAACATTGAGCCGAGAAATCCTGAAATTTACTTCAGCTTAAAAGTGGATCCAACTAAGAACAAAAGCAGGCCTGATTTTGTGAAAGACAGGAGAAGAATAAAGAGGGAGTATGACGAGTTCAAGGTGAGGATCAATGGCCTTCCCGATTCAATCAGGAGAAGATCCGATGCTTTCAATGCAAGAGAGGAAATGAAAATGTTGAAGCACATGAGGGAGAGTGGTGGTGATCCTATGGAGCCTATCAAAATCCAGAAAGCTACATGGATGGCTGACGGCACCCACTGGCCTGGAACGTGGTCCGCTCCTGCCCCTGAGCACTCCAAAGGCGACCACGCTGGAATTCTTCAG GTGATGCTAAAGCCTCCTAGTCCTGATCCACTCATGGGAGGCGCAGAAGACAAGTTAATAGATTTCTCCGACGTTGATATACGCCTTCCTATGTTTGTGTATGTCTCGCGTGAAAAGAGACCAGGCTATGACCATAACAAGAAAGCTGGTGCCATGAACGCCTTGGTTCGAGCTTCTGCCGTTCTGTCCAATGGTCCTTTCATTCTCAATTTGGACTGTGATCACTACATTTACAATTGTAAAGCCATCCGAGAAGGAATGTGTTTCATGATGGACAGAGGTGGTGAAAGCATCTGCTACATTCAGTTTCCCCAGAGATTTGAAGGCATTGATGCCTCTGACAGATATGCTAATCACAACACTGTGTTTTTCGATGGACAAATGCGTGCCCTTGACGGTGTACAG GGTCCTGTTTATGTGGGAACTGGTTGCATGTTTAGACGTTTTGCTCTATACGGGTTCGACCCTCCAAATGCTGATAAGTATGAGCAGAAGAGCAATGATGCTCCTGAAATACGTCCCCTGACCGCCACAGACTTTGACCCTGATCTTGATTTGAATCTACTGCCCAAGCGTTTCGGGAATTCCACAATGCTGGCCGAGTCTATACCAATTGCCGAATACCAGGCCAGGCCCCTTGCAGATCATCCTGCAGTTAAATATGGACGTCCTCCTGGCGCTCTAAGGGTTCCACGAGAACCGCTTGATGCCACTACAGTGGCTGAGTCGGTCTCTGTAATTTCCTGCTG GTACGAGGACAAAACGGAATGGGGTGACAGGGTGGGATGGATTTATGGTTCGGTCACAGAAGATGTCGTGACAGGCTATCGTATGCACAACCGCGGATGGCACTCTGTGTATTGCGTAACTAAACGTGATGCATTTCGCGGATCAGCTCCAATCAACCTGACTGATCGACTCCACCAGGTGCTCCGCTGGGCTACAGGGTCCGTGGAGATTTTCTTTTCAAGGAACAATGCTCTTCTTGCTTCAAGGAAGCTCAAGTTACTGCAGCGCCTTGCTTATCTTAATGTCGGCATCTATCCATTCACATCCATGTTCCTGATAGTCTACTGCTTCCTTCCTGCACTCTCCCTTTTTTCAGGATACTTCATTGTTCAAACGCTGAGCATTGCGTTTTTAGTCTACCTCTTAACTATAACCATTTGCCTGATTTTGCTTGCTATCCTTGAGTTGAAGTGGTCGGGCATCGGGTTGGAAGAGTGGTGGAGGAACGAACAATTCTGGCTTATCTCCGGAACTAGTGCTCACTTTGCGGCTGTTATGCAAGGTCTGCTCAAGGTTATTGCAGGGATTGAGATATCTTTCACATTGACGTCTAAGTCTGCTGGAGATGATGTAGACGATATATTTGCAGACTTGTACATCGTGAAGTGGACGTCTTTGATGATCCCACCCATTGTGATTGCTATGACAAACATAATTGCCATAGCCTTTGCATTTATAAGGACAGTATACAGCACAGTTCCACAATGGAGCAAGTTCATCGGTGGCGCATTCTTTAGCTTCTGGGTGTTGGCTCATCTCTACCCTTTTGCCAAAGGTTTAATGGGACGGAGAGGGAAGACGCCGACAATTGTGTTTGTGTGGTCTGGTCTCATAGCAATCACAATCTCTTTACTATGGATCGCCATTAGCCCGCCACAGGCAGCAACAAACCCAGATGGCACGGGCTCAGGTTTCCAGTTCCCATGA